In the genome of Dehalococcoidia bacterium, the window CCAGCTGTGGGAGATAGTGTGGCGGGAGGTGGGGGACTGGGATGAGCTAGTGGAGGCGGTGGCCCGGCGGCAGGTAGACCCCTTCACAGCTGCCCAGGGCCTTGTTGAGAGGGCCTTGGGGCGTCCTCAGCTATAATGGGTCTTGGGGCGTGGATCCCCTTATGAGCGTTTCCCTATCTTGGGCGTTAGGCCAGCTGGAGCCTCGCCCGACTGCAGAAGCCATACAGATCACCGGCGTCCCCGTCCACCTGGGGGCCATCGCTTTGGGGCTGGGCCTCCTCTCATATGCTTTGGTCAACGCTGTGGAGATCGCCGTGGTGGGGGCCAATCGCATTCGTGTCCTCCACCTGATGGAGCAGGGTAGCAAGGCGGCCAGGGCCCTGCACCGTCTGCAGATGGCTAAGGAGCGTTTCTTCACCTTTATCGTCATCCTGCAGAACCTCTCGGTCATCGTGGCCTCTACCGCTGGGGGCCTGTTGGCGGGGCAGGCGCTAGGCGGGGTGGGGGGGCTGGCCCTGGGCACGGGCCTCCTCACCTTAGGGCTGGCCATCTTGGGGGAGGTGGTGCCCAAGGTGCTGGCGGCCCACAGTGGCGTCACCTTCCCCCTTTTGGTGGCAGGGCCGGTGGAGGGGCTCATGCGCCTCCTCTCGCCTGTGCTAGTGCCCCTTGCCGCCATGCCGGCCTGGGTGGCCCGGCGGCTATTGGGCGAGCAGGCTGGGGTGCCGCTGGCGGTGACGGAGGCCGAGCTGCGCACCCTCATCGACATCGGCGCCGAGCAAGGGGGCCTTGAACGGCGAGAGGCGGAGCTCTTGGAGAGGGTTTTCCGCTTTGGTGACAGGCGGGTGCGGGAGGTGATGGTGCCCCGTACGGAGATCGTGTGGCTGGAGAAGTCCATGACCCTGGCTGACCTTTATCGCGTCTTCTCCCAGCACCCCCATACCCGCTTCCCCGTCTATGATGGCTCGGTGGACCAGGTGGTGGGCATCGTCAACATAAAGGACGTGTTACGGGGCCTGGCTCAGGGGGAGCTGAGCAAGGAGAGCCCCATCGAGTGGGCTATGCGCCCCGCCCTCTTCGTCCCAGAGAGCAAGCGGGTGGTGGACCTCTTCACCGAGATGCAAAGCAGTGGTCAACAGATGGCGGTGGTGGTGGACGAGTTTGGGGGCACGGCTGGCATCGTCACCTTGGAGATGTTGCTAGAGGAGATGGTCGGGGTCGTGAGCGACGAGCTGCGTCCTGCCCAGCCCCAGTTCGTGCCCTTGGACGAGCGCACATATCGCATCGATGGCGGTATGAGTATCGATGACGCCAACCAGGAGCTGGGGCTGGGCTTACCCAAGGGTGACTACGAGACGGTGGCAGGGTTCATCCTAGACCACTTGGGCCGCATACCACAAGAGGGGGAGCAGTTCGTCTATAACGGTCTGCGTATCGCCGTCACCCGCATGTCCGGACGCAAGATCGAAGAGGTGGTGGTGACCAGGTTAGGGGAGGGTGGGCTATGAAGGCCCAACGGTTGAGGGTCACCTTTCAGCGGGGGGAGCAGGTGAAGTACATCACCCACCTGGACCTGATGCGCTACTGGGAGCGGGTGCTAAGGCGGGCGGGCGTCCCCTTGGCTTATTCTGAGGGCCACAACCCCACCCCCCAGATATCGCTA includes:
- a CDS encoding hemolysin family protein, which codes for MSVSLSWALGQLEPRPTAEAIQITGVPVHLGAIALGLGLLSYALVNAVEIAVVGANRIRVLHLMEQGSKAARALHRLQMAKERFFTFIVILQNLSVIVASTAGGLLAGQALGGVGGLALGTGLLTLGLAILGEVVPKVLAAHSGVTFPLLVAGPVEGLMRLLSPVLVPLAAMPAWVARRLLGEQAGVPLAVTEAELRTLIDIGAEQGGLERREAELLERVFRFGDRRVREVMVPRTEIVWLEKSMTLADLYRVFSQHPHTRFPVYDGSVDQVVGIVNIKDVLRGLAQGELSKESPIEWAMRPALFVPESKRVVDLFTEMQSSGQQMAVVVDEFGGTAGIVTLEMLLEEMVGVVSDELRPAQPQFVPLDERTYRIDGGMSIDDANQELGLGLPKGDYETVAGFILDHLGRIPQEGEQFVYNGLRIAVTRMSGRKIEEVVVTRLGEGGL